A window of the Brassica napus cultivar Da-Ae chromosome C5, Da-Ae, whole genome shotgun sequence genome harbors these coding sequences:
- the LOC106398418 gene encoding transcription factor MYB124-like translates to MEDTKKKKKNINNEDSKKKERHIVTWAPEEDVILRDQITLHGTENWAIIASKFKDKSTRQCRRRWYTYLNSDFKRGGWSPEEDILLCEAQRVFGNRWTEIAKVVSGRTDNAVKNRFTTLCKKRAKHEAMANSNNKRMLFLDGISTPQKADNEAPISKRTRRSHILELTEMNNYGNVEPCLNQQARSPFSVLAHNATGIDSLEEQYQTSNVKESDGEGMFLKKDDPKVTALMQQAELLSSLAQKVNADNTEQSMENAWKVLQDFLNKGKENDLLRYGFPDIDFQLEEFRDLIGDLRSSYEDNDPSWRQPDLHDSPASSENSSGSTILLDQSGDKTQPSLPDPPQTEHKESGEDFLSTCDVLKNPDENKPISGDEENFSSPIQVTPLFRSLADGIPSPQFSESERSFLLKTLGIESSSPCPSANPSQPPPCKRVLLHSL, encoded by the exons atggaagatacgaagaagaaaaagaagaatattAATAACGAAGATTCAAAGAAGAAGGAACGTCATATTGTTACTTGGGCACCAGAG GAGGATGTTATACTAAGAGACCAGATTACTCTTCATGGAACTGAAAA TTGGGCGATCATCGCATCAAAGTTTAAGGATAAAAGCACAAGACAATGCAGAAGAAG ATGGTATACATACTTAAACTCCGATTTCAAGAGAGGAGGCTGGTCTCCTGAAGAAGATATACTTTTGTGTGAG gcACAAAGAGTGTTTGGGAATAGATGGACTGAGATAGCAAAGGTGGTTTCAGGCAG AACGGATAATGCTGTCAAGAACAGGTTTACAACACTTTGTAAGAAGAGAGCCAAACATGAAGCTATGGCCAACTCAAACAACAAGAGAATGTTGTTCTTAGACGGTATTAGTACACCTCAAAAAGCCGATAATGAAGCCCCTATTTCCAAGAGAACAAG AAGAAGTCACATTCTAGAGCTTACAGAGATGAATAATTACGGAAACGTTGAACCTTGTCTGAATCAGCAGGCAAGATCTCCATTCTCGGTATTGGCGCACAATGCCACTGGTATTGATAGCTTGGAAGAACAGTATCAAACAAGCAATGTGAAGGAGAGTGATGGTGAAGGGATGTTTCTTAAGAAAGATGATCCTAAAGTCACAGCTTTGATGCAACAAGCTGAACTCTTAAGCTCCTTGGCGCAGAAAGTTAATGCAGACAACACAGAACAAAGCATGGAGAATGCTTGGAAG GTCCTTCAGGATTTCCTGAACAAAGGCAAGGAAAATGATTTGTTGAGATATGGATTCCCTGACATTGATTTTCAACTGGAGGAGTTTAGGGACCTTATAGGGGATTTGAGGAGTAGTTATGAAGACAATGACCCATCTTGGAG GCAACCTGATCTCCACGACTCTCCAGCTAGCTCTGAGAATAGTTCAGGATCAACCATCTTGCTGGACCAGTCTGGTGACAAAACACAACCATCATTGCCTGATCCTCCTCAGACAGAACATAAGGAAAGTGGAGAGGATTTTCTCTCAACGTGTGATGTCCTGAAAAATCCTGATGAGAATAAGCCCATCTCGGGCGACGAAGAAAACTTCAGCTCGCCTATTCAGGTCACGCCCTTATTCAGGTCTCTAGCAGATGGCATACCAAGTCCACAGTTCTCTGAAAGT GAGAGGAGCTTCCTGCTAAAAACACTTGGGATTGAGTCCTCATCTCCATGTCCAAGTGCTAATCCTTCACAACCACCCCCTTGCAAAAGAGTCCTTCTACATAGCTTGTAG
- the LOC106400779 gene encoding UDP-galactose/UDP-glucose transporter 3 — translation MEAHGSGLRRVLLLSFCVAGIWTAYIYQGVLQETLSTKKFGEDGKRFEHLAFLNLAQNVVCLVWSYIMIKLWSNGGSGGAPWWTYWSAGITNTIGPAMGIEALKYISYPAQVLAKSSKMIPVMLMGSLVYGIRYTLPEYLCTFLVAGGVSMFALLKTSSKTISKLAHPNAPLGYGLCLLNLAFDGFTNATQDSVTARYPKTNAWDIMLGMNLWGTIYNMVSMFGLPHGSGFEAVQFCKQHPEAAWDILMYCLCGAVGQNFIFLTISRFGSLANTTITTTRKFVSIVVSSVLSGNPLSSKQWGCVSMVFGGLSYQIYLKWRKLQRVQKKKKT, via the exons atggaaGCTCACGGTTCCGGTCTCCGGCGAGTTCTGTTGTTGTCATTCTGCGTCGCCGGGATCTGGACTGCGTACATTTACCAAGGCGTTCTTCAGGAAACCTT GTCGACGAAGAAGTTTGGTGAAGATGGGAAGAGATTCGAGCACCTTGCGTTTCTGAACTTGGCTCAGAATGTAGTTTGCTTGGTTTGGTCTTATATAA TGATTAAGCTCTGGTCCAATGGAGGTAGTGGTGGAGCTCCATGGTGGACGTACTGGAGTGCTGGCATTACTAATACTATTGGTCCTGCCATGGGCATTGAAGCTTTGAAGTATATCAGCTACCCTGCTCAG GTTCTGGCAAAATCTTCTAAAATGATTCCAG TTATGCTTATGGGTTCCTTAGTTTATGGCATAAGATACACTTTGCCTGAGTATCTTTGCACCTTTCTCGTTGCGGGAGGAGTCTCCATGTTCGCCCTTCTTAAG ACAAGCTCCAAGACCATCAGCAAGCTAGCACATCCAAATGCTCCCCTTGGTTACGGACTTTGCCTCTTGAACCTCGCCTTTGACGGATTCACAAACGCCACCCAGGATTCCGTTACCGCAAG GTACCCCAAAACCAACGCATGGGACATAATGCTGGGAATGAATTTGTGGGGAACAATATACAACATGGTCTCCATGTTTGGATTGCCACACGGGAGCGGATTCGAAGCTGTGCAGTTCTGCAAGCAACACCCTGAGGCAGCATGGGACATTCTCATGTACTGTCTATGCGGTGCAGTGGGACAGAACTTCATCTTCTTGACGATTAGCAGATTCGGGTCTCTAGCTAACACGACCATTACCACAACCAGGAAGTTTGTAAGCATCGTGGTATCCTCTGTTCTTAGCGGGAATCCATTATCCTCAAAACAATGGGGATGTGTGTCAATGGTGTTTGGTGGTTTGTCTTACCAAATTTACCTGAAATGGAGGAAGCTGCAGAGAgtgcagaagaagaaaaagacttGA